Within the Medicago truncatula cultivar Jemalong A17 chromosome 4, MtrunA17r5.0-ANR, whole genome shotgun sequence genome, the region CCTATATTTTCTTAGGAAAAATTActtgtgttattttttgttttgatattcCATGACCGGTTTGTGGGTCTGTTATTGAGCATGAAAATTTATTCCTTTTTGTTGTACatttttttctggatttttttgcTGAATTTGCAATCCGATGTTTCATTTGCTCAGATGGGTGGTATAGATGAGGCTGCTCTTGACCGTCTTTCTCTAGTCACTCAAATGGCAAAGCATATTCGTGTTAGAGCTTCTGGAGAAAAGACTTCTGCGTCTGAAATAGGACAGTTTTCCCCAATTTTTGTTTGGCTCTTACGGGTAGGTTGCGAACCATTGCAAATACTGGAAGACAAATGGAAGAGTCATAATATTGTAGTTTAATGGTCTCTCTCTTAGCATGATCTGACTGTTTAGTCTCATGCACTATTTGTGAATAATCTTGGTGGCAGGACTTCTATTTGGACTTAACTGAAGATAACAGAAAAATAACTCCACGAGACTATCTGGAACTTGCTTTGCGGTCTGTTCAAGGGAACAGAAACGATGTAGCTGCTAAAAATGAGGTATATTTCCTCTTCCTAATTTGCCATTCCTGGAAGTAATTGAGGTATAtaataaatgttaaaatattaggATTCTCATTATTTCAGAACATAGGAATGTTGTTAGGTTAGTAGTTATTAATCTGGCTGGGCTGGGCTGGGCTTGTACTACTAGTAGTAGTATATTTGGCCATCTTTGCATGACTATTCTACCATCTCCATACAagtttcctttttaaaaaattatctaagATTAAAGCTCAAAGGAGTTAGAATGGCATAGGCACAGGCAAACATATCTAACAGACAACctaggataattttgtaaaggaTGCGAATAATAATCCATTGGATAAGTTTCTATTCATAATTGGGATCCATTCTGCCTGCTAGTTTAATTGATTTGTTCCTAAACCAAAACCGACACCACACACCAAAATCTGTAAAATTGACAATTGAATCTGGAATACTTTTGAAAGACTTTTCGACTTCAAAGTATTTTTTTCCACTTTGAATCATTCTCCTCGTATACCaaacttttttgaaaatggATGTAACAATCTTTTACAGCACATTGAAAAATTGGATTATGTGAACCCTTATTCCCCCCTCTGGAGTTGCTAACTTTCTGACAATTTCAATTTGTAGATTCGAGAATCCATTCGTGCTCTATTCCCCGATAGGGAATGCTTCACCCTTGTACGACCTTTAAACAATGAAAATGATCTACAGCGGCTGGACCAGATATCAGTGAGTAACTTTTCATTAGCCACACACCATACTCTTTTGcagatttttttctctttcatgtTTGATATTTTGCCTTAAATATGCAGTCGGACAAACTAAGGCCTGAATTTCGAAGAGATATTCAAGCTTTGATAAAGTTCGTTTTTGAAAGAACAAGGCCAAAGCAAGTTGGAGCAACTATGATGACAGGTCCTGTATTGATTGGTATCACCGAATCTTATCTTGATGCACTCAACCATGGTGCCGTGCCTACTATTTCTTCCTCCTGGCAGGTTAGTTTTAAATCaacttttaacttttatttcTGCGAGATTGAAACATGTTGAGATTTGAGAATTCCTTAAAAGTGAATCAGTGACGAATGTATGTTATATTTTGACGGTTGGGCTTGCTCATTTCATTAAGATTTATCCTGTCAAGGAAATAAAATGATCAATAAAGCTTTGACTATTGATAGTATTTGATATAGTTGACACATGAACGACAACATTCATTTACTACCACAATTTCCTTCAATGTTGTTAAATAACGGCTATAGCATAAcgtaatttgaacaaatcactacTGTTCCACGATACACTATTTGATACGAAGCGTTGTCAAATTGTGGCTAAGTGGCCTCTAGCACTGTAGTGTAGCTTAAGTTGAACAAACCGATATTTTCACAATCCACGATTGACAACTGGTTTCCTTGATGTGGATATTTAGTCCGCAATTGGAGCAAGTTCTTTATCCTTGATTGATCTTTTGAATCACTCTTTACTTCAACGCCCTTTCAAAAATAGTTTTCCAGTGTTTGGAACGAAAAATATGATAAGTCAACAATCTCGGCTTTATTTTGTTCAATATTGGTTTTGTTGTTATTGGCTTGCAGAGTGTTGAAGAAGCAGAGTGCCGTAGAGCTTATGATTTCGCTACTGAAGTTTATATGGCTTCTTTTGACCGTTCCAAGCCACCTGAGGAAGTGAGTAATCTATCTGCATGAAGTAATTTTGACTGTATAATTCCTTTTCTTTCCTTAATTTTGACTGCTCTGTTTGTAGGTCGCTTTGATGGAAGCTCACGAACAAGCAGTTCAAAAGTCAATGTCTGCTTTTAATGCTAGTGCTGTAGGAGTTGGTGCAGCTAGGAAGAAATATGAAGGTCAGCTTCAGAAATTCCTCAAAAAGGCTTTCGAGGTATGTGCTATTTAGAATTATGAGTGAGTCCCAACTGAGTGACTTTGTCAAGTTTGCTTGGATCTGACCCGATGTTTTGCCACTATGATTGGTGGAGTAAACTTCTGATAAGTTGTTACTTTTCTCTGATCActcgggggggggggggggggggcgggGTATTTATCCAACTTCTCAAATAATTATGCATATgggatattttataaatttcaaCAATCCAAttgaaatacattaattatatttcttggTATTTTGAGGTCTTCGAAATGACTCATCCAAACACAACATAGTTACATCTTAAGTTTATCACATAATTGTCGGAAAATGTCTCCTCTAGTTCTGTTGAGAGAAGCAGCTAGCTTATTTATTCTAGAACAGACATGTAAACCACTCAGGGACATCTTGaatttgtttggtaaaaaatagtgaatagctgataagctaacttatagcggataagctagctgattgaatttgcagtgtttagtaaaatttgtggttgaactagcttataaatatgaaatgacataaaagtgatgtatttaatgaatatttgctatttttgttcaattaagaTTACAAtggtaaaattgagataaacGATGATAACCTATAAGTATTTGAAAATGATATGGTTTAATAGTCCTTCTGCTTTTGGCATATTTGGAGGTTATGTGAATGGCGATATTCTATCCTCATTTTTATATGTGCAATATATATCATCAGATTTGTTTTGattgaccttttttttattattaattctgGCAAACATCATGTGGTGCATTTAAAAATGTATTGATGCAAAAGATGAATCTCTGGCTTTAACAAACCTAACTTGGCTCTTGTGCTTACACCCTGTTATAGTATATATAGGGAGAATTGCAAATGATAATCAGTGTGTGTGtgttatgtttatatttatgtttgtttgtattaACAACCAGAACAGGTCGTTATTTTTAATATGGTGTAAATATTTGTGCCACTTTTTTGGAGTGAGGCAATGCAGCAAATGCTATGTTTGCTAATATATTACTTAATATTGAATAACAGGATTACAAAAGGAATGCATTCATGGAGGCAGATATACAGTGTTCAAATGCCATACATTCTATGGAAAAGAGGCTGAGGGCTGCTTGTAATGCTTCTGATGCTAGGGTTGATAATGTTGCAAAGGTAATATGTTGCTTTTAAGTGATGCTTTCATTCTTTTCATTCCTTCATTCTTTCATTTTGTTGGTTGTATTGTAATATCTTGTTTGAAACCTGAAAGGGGAAAACAAGAGAGCATGCATGTTCTTTCAATAAATCTTTTATGAGCtcttttttgcaaaaaaaaaaaaaaaaaaaaatatcaagatgGCCTTGTTGAATTGACGACCAGGTTGGATATTTTATCTTCGACGCAGGTTCTTGATGCTCTTTTATCTGAATATGAAAAGTCCATTCAAGGTCCTGGAAAATGGAAAAAACTTGCTGTCTTCTTGCAGCAAAGGtttgttcaaatatttttctgtGAAGTTTCTTTTTGTGGTTGAGTGGAGTGGAACCGGTCTTTTTTGCatctttttcctaaaaaaatatgtttctttCAATAGTTTTGAAGGCCCTGTGCTTGACCTTTTCAAGAGGGTAATAGATAAAGTTGAATCAGAAAAAAGTTCTCTTGCTTTACAACGTCGGTTGAATGAAGATAAAATGACCTTACTGACCAAGCGGCTGGAAGCCAGTGAAGGTGAAAAGTCTGAGTACATCAAGCGCTATGAGGATGCCATCAACGATAAGAAGAAATTAACTGATGAATACATGAACCGTATTACTGAATTGCAAGCTAATCGTCGCTCACTGGACGAGAGATATTCTAGCTTATTGAAAACATTGGATTCTTCTAAGCAGGAATCCATGGATTGGAAAAGAAAATATGAACATGTTTTATCAAGGCAGAAAGCTGAGGAAGGTCAAACTAGTTCTGAAATAGCAGCCCTCAAGTCCCGCAGTAGTGCAGCTGAAGCAAGGTTGGCAGCAGCAAGGGAACAAGCTCAGTCTGCTCAAGAGGAGGCTGATGAGTGGAAACGAAAGTATGATGTTGCTGTCAGAGAAGCAAAATCTGCTCTAGAGAAGGCAGCAATTGTTCAGGAGCGCACAAACAAGCAGACACAGTTGAGGGAAGATGTCTTGAGAGAAGAGTTCTCTGGAACTTTGGCTGAAAAAGTGAGCTCTCCCTCCTGATACCCACCCATTTCTT harbors:
- the LOC25493075 gene encoding guanylate-binding protein 1 gives rise to the protein MFNLFNRNKENPADASPQSPAPARPSSSSSQFTGPPRAIRLVYCDEKGKFRMDPEAVAILQLVKEPIGVVSVCGRARQGKSYILNQLLGSSGGFKVASTHRPCTKGLWMWSAPLKRTALDGTEYNLLLLDSEGIDAYDQTGTYSTQIFSLAVLLSSMFIYNQMGGIDEAALDRLSLVTQMAKHIRVRASGEKTSASEIGQFSPIFVWLLRDFYLDLTEDNRKITPRDYLELALRSVQGNRNDVAAKNEIRESIRALFPDRECFTLVRPLNNENDLQRLDQISSDKLRPEFRRDIQALIKFVFERTRPKQVGATMMTGPVLIGITESYLDALNHGAVPTISSSWQSVEEAECRRAYDFATEVYMASFDRSKPPEEVALMEAHEQAVQKSMSAFNASAVGVGAARKKYEGQLQKFLKKAFEDYKRNAFMEADIQCSNAIHSMEKRLRAACNASDARVDNVAKVLDALLSEYEKSIQGPGKWKKLAVFLQQSFEGPVLDLFKRVIDKVESEKSSLALQRRLNEDKMTLLTKRLEASEGEKSEYIKRYEDAINDKKKLTDEYMNRITELQANRRSLDERYSSLLKTLDSSKQESMDWKRKYEHVLSRQKAEEGQTSSEIAALKSRSSAAEARLAAAREQAQSAQEEADEWKRKYDVAVREAKSALEKAAIVQERTNKQTQLREDVLREEFSGTLAEKDEEIKEKTAKIEHAEMCLTTLKLELKAAESKIRSYDTEISSLRNEIKDLTDRMKSENAKAQSYEREAIVYQQEKNHLEQKYQSEFKRFEEVQERCKTAEKEAARATEVADRARAEAGMAQKEKSEMQRLAMERLAQIERAERRIETLGREKDNLEGELQRATDSEKDARLTVAKLEEKVQQREKDLEALLDKDKTHRRNNAQILEQLLETEREAHTQANNRAETLSLQLQSAQAKIDSLHQELTKFRMNETLDSKLKTTSDGKRLRAENDTDSVQDMDASPRILRGAKRARSTTSPKYTQPEDGGSIYEGAEDNLSQQANEEDHTKFTIPKLKRELTKHNFGDQLLQLKNPMKKDLVALYEKCILQR